Proteins co-encoded in one Nicotiana sylvestris chromosome 7, ASM39365v2, whole genome shotgun sequence genomic window:
- the LOC104243653 gene encoding pentatricopeptide repeat-containing protein At2g38420, mitochondrial — protein MLMFRQSVRGIPISLHRIIHSSSRSFSARTKTYANNYYLRKKRKCPFSPYKTKWQETFFTHQLAVQKLVESTHKSPKKTNLLSVLIDSFAAYKCEPTPNAYFLILKTLTKNPSTWDQIPQVLDHIHKVENFETPEYIFTYLIMFYGYSNMTPLAFEVFFTMPAFRCNPSVKSLNTLIWVLCKNKYDFKIVLLVLVKSQFMNIWVEESTFKILIRALCRNGKGNNAVDLLNLMVDSGFDLDRKICSLILCTMCEYKECEGVEILDVLDKMRELGYSPKRVDLCNVIRFYVKNRKGIDALEVLSKLKMSGMVPDIVCYNLVLNGLTLEGEYESADEVFDEMLVLGLVPDIVTYNVYINGLCKQNKVDDAVRMLGCMEELGCKPEMNTYYTILEALCRRGMLSSAKEVFGNMKLKGLQLNSLIYDILVNCMIREGEVEKACDVLGEMVGRGFVPRSITFDGLVHLLCQRGLFSEAMELLPEMVVKNIVPGIRSWEALVHCLAQTQNFDGFI, from the coding sequence ATGTTAATGTTTAGACAATCCGTACGAGGAATACCAATCTCACTTCACAGAATCATACACTCTTCTTCACGTTCATTTTCAGCTAGAACAAAAACCTATGCTAACAATTACTACCTTCGTAAAAAAAGAAAATGTCCATTTTCACCTTACAAAACCAAGTGGCAAGAAACATTCTTTACTCATCAATTAGCCGTGCAAAAATTAGTAGAATCAACGCATAAATCCCCTAAAAAAACTAATCTTTTATCAGTTCTTATTGATTCTTTTGCTGCTTACAAATGTGAACCAACTCCAAATGCTTACTTTCTCATCCTCAAAACACTTACCAAGAACCCCTCCACATGGGATCAAATTCCTCAAGTTCTTGATCATATTCAtaaagttgaaaactttgagacaCCTGAATACATATTCACTTATTTGATTATGTTTTATGGGTATTCTAACATGACCCCTCTGGCATTTGAGGTGTTTTTTACTATGCCAGCTTTTAGATGCAACCCAAGTGTGAAATCTTTGAATACATTGATTTGGGTTCTTTGTAAGAACAAATATGATTTCAAGATTGTGCTTTTAGTTTTGGTTAAGAGTCAGTTTATGAATATTTGGGTTGAAGAATCAACATTCAAGATTTTGATTAGGGCACTCTGTAGAAATGGAAAGGGAAATAATGCTGTTGATTTGTTGAATTTAATGGTGGATAGTGGGTTTGATCTTGATAGAAAGATTTGTTCTTTGATACTATGTACCATGTGTGAGTATAAAGAGTGTGAGGGGGTTGAGATTTTGGATGTTTTGGATAAAATGAGGGAATTAGGATACAGTCCAAAAAGGGTGGATTTATGTAATGTGATTAGGTTTTATGTGAAAAATCGAAAAGGGATTGATGCTTTGGAGGTGTTAAGTAAGTTGAAGATGAGTGGAATGGTGCCTGATATTGTATGTTACAATTTGGTTTTAAATGGATTGACTTTGGAAGGAGAGTATGAAAGTGCAGATGAAGTGTTTGATGAAATGCTTGTACTAGGTTTAGTTCCTGATATTGTAACTTATAATGTGTATATTAATGGTTTGTGTAAGCAGAATAAAGTTGATGATGCAGTAAGAATGCTTGGTTGTATGGAGGAACTGGGGTGTAAACCTGAAATGAACACTTATTATACTATATTGGAGGCCTTGTGTAGGAGAGGAATGTTGTCCTCTGCAAAAGAAGTTTTTGGGAATATGAAACTAAAGGGTTTGCAACTGAATTCACTGATATATGACATTTTAGTTAACTGCATGATTAGAGAGGGTGAAGTTGAGAAAGCCTGTGATGTGCTAGGTGAAATGGTAGGCAGGGGCTTCGTTCCTCGGTCAATTACATTTGATGGATTAGTGCATCTTCTGTGCCAGAGGGGTTTGTTTTCTGAGGCGATGGAATTGCTTCCGGAAATGGTGGTCAAAAACATCGTTCCTGGAATTAGATCATGGGAAGCATTAGTTCACTGTCTTGCACAAACACAAAATTTTGATGGGTTTATTTAA